A region from the Vicia villosa cultivar HV-30 ecotype Madison, WI linkage group LG3, Vvil1.0, whole genome shotgun sequence genome encodes:
- the LOC131593343 gene encoding annexin-like protein RJ4, protein MASLIAPSKHSPIGDAEALQRAVKGWGADEKAIIAILGHRNGTQRTQIRQAYYELYQEDLIKRLESELSGDFERAMYRWILEPAEREALLANIALKNANMNYHVIVEISCVSSPDELFIVRRAYHNRYKRSMEEDVATNTTGHLRQLLVGLVSSFRYGGSEVNARLAQSEADILHEAIKNKNHNHEEVIRILTTRSKTQLVATFNCYRHDHGIAITKKLLDEGSDDFHKALRIAISCINDRNKYFEKVLRNALESVGTDDDALTRVIVTRAEKDLEEIKKVYYKRNSVHLEHAVAKKTSGDYKKFLLTLMAKEE, encoded by the exons ATGGCTTCTCTAATTGCTCCTTCCAAACATTCTCCAATTGGAGATGCAGAAGCTCTTCAAAGAGCTGTTAAAG GTTGGGGAGCTGATGAAAAAGCCATTATAGCAATATTAGGTCATAGAAATGGCACTCAAAGAACTCAAATCAGACAAGCATATTATGAGCTCTATCAGGAAGATCTCATCAAACGACTTGAGTCAGAGCTATCCGGTGATTTTGAG AGAGCAATGTATAGGTGGATATTGGAACCTGCAGAACGCGAGGCTTTGTTGGCTAATATAGCACTAAAAAATGCAAACATGAACTATCATGTGATTGTGGAAATTTCATGTGTTTCTTCACCTGATGAGCTTTTTATTGTGAGACGTGCTTATCACAATCGATACAAACGTTCTATGGAGGAAGATGTGGCTACGAATACCACGGGTCATCTTCGTCAG CTTTTGGTGGGGTTGGTGAGTTCATTTAGGTATGGTGGGAGTGAGGTCAATGCAAGATTGGCACAATCAGAAGCTGATATACTTCATGAGGCTATCAAAAACAAGAATCACAATCATGAAGAAGTAATCAGAATCCTTACCACAAGAAGCAAGACACAGCTTGTTGCAACTTTCAATTGCTATAGGCATGACCATGGCATTGCTATCACTAAG AAATTGTTGGATGAAGGATCTGATGACTTTCACAAGGCACTGCGAATAGCCATTAGTTGCATCAATGATCGTAACAAGTACTTTGAAAAG GTTCTTCGTAATGCATTGGAATCGGTTGGAACTGATGATGATGCACTCACCCGAGTGATCGTTACCCGGGCTGAGAAGGACTTGGAAGAAATCAAAAAGGTCTATTACAAGAGAAATAGTGTTCACCTTGAGCATGCAGTGGCCAAAAAAACTTCAGGAGACTACAAGAAGTTTCTCCTTACTCTAATGGCAAAAGAAGAATAA
- the LOC131593342 gene encoding uncharacterized protein LOC131593342: MKLACLSKGGGFHFPPCHMLNFCGIRILLDCPLDLSALMAFSPVPTSLDALLFEESNNNEKRQKIEDLLEAKSLIFAEPWYKTVNNLHLWNASLIDVILISSPMGIMGLPFLTRKKGFSAKIYVTLASARLGQLMMEDLVSMHTEFRQFYGSMESNFPPWLRQEELEILPSVLKEILAGKDGVELGAWMPMYSAADVKDCMLKINTLNYAQEVCYNGTLVIKAFSSGVEIGSCNWTLNGPKGDIAYLSSSCFFSAHAMAFDYRSLQGTCALIYSDFSSLSDAQDIEDGDNYTDPTSDKLLPSSFQDSDGFNLNSDEDLEEKEKLVFICSCAIECVKDGGSVLIPINRLGTILQLLEEMTILLEASAIEVPIYIISSVAEELLAWLNIIPEWLCKQRQERLFSGESLFAHVKLLKEKKIHVVPSIHSHEFLKNWQEPCIVFCPHWSLRMGPVVHLLRRWCGDPKSLLILEDMVNPELALLPFKPIAMKVLQCLFPSGIGLQKVQPLLKTLQPKTVLFPEDLRLKTSFTNEKSFTVLYYTEAETLKVSRQKDNSEIKIAADLASQFYWKTFKKEGINVTRLRGELLMENGRHHLFLDNDKETCSRNSSLLRCGLLESNKFLAALSKMGINASMERGTNDAGSTNVCIVQTEEPYKALIEIGNTSTAITTVDDNVASILYKAIDNILDEV; the protein is encoded by the exons ATGAAGCTT GCATGTTTGAGCAAAGGAGGAGGCTTTCACTTCCCACCATGTCACATGTTGAATTTTTGTGGGATTAGGATCTTATTGGATTGTCCTCTAGATCTTTCTGCTCTTATGGCCTTCTCTCCTGTACCTACTTCTTTGGATGCCTTGTTGTTTGAAGAAAGCAATAACAATGAGAAGCGACAGAAAATTGAAGATCTCCTTGAagctaaaagcttaatttttgcaGAACCTTGGTACAAGACTGTTAATAATTTGCATCTATGGAACGCCTCTTTAATTGATGTCATATTAATCTCCAGCCCAATGGGTATTATGGGATTGCCCTTTCTTACTCGGAAGAAGGGTTTCTCAGCTAAG ATCTATGTAACCCTAGCATCAGCAAGATTAGGCCAGTTAATGATGGAAGATCTTGTATCAATGCATACGGAATTTAGGCAGTTTTACGGATCGATGGAGTCTAATTTCCCTCCATGGCTGAGGCAGGAAGAACTTGAAATACTTCCTTCTGTATTGAAAGAAATATTGGCAGGAAAAGATGGAGTGGAGTTGGGTGCTTGGATGCCCATGTACAG TGCAGCTGATGTGAAGGATTGTATGCTAAAGATCAACACACTTAATTATGCTCAGGAAGTATGCTACAATGGTACATTGGTTATAAAAGCATTCAGCTCTGGTGTAGAAATAGGGAGTTGTAATTGGACTCTAAATGGTCCAAAGGGAGATATTGCTTATCTTTCAAGCTCCTGCTTCTTTTCTGCTCATGCTATGGCTTTTGATTACCGCAGTCTGCAAGGGACTTGTGCATTAATTTATTCAGATTTCTCATCCTTGAGTGATGCACAAGATATTGAAGATGGTGATAATTACACTGATCCAACTTCTGATAAGTTATTACCGTCGAG TTTTCAAGATTCAGATGGATTCAACCTTAACTCTGATGAAGATttagaagaaaaggaaaaactagttTTCATATGCTCGTGTGCTATAGAGTGTGTCAAAGATGGTGGTTCAGTTCTTATTCCTATTAATCGACTTGGAACTATTTTGCAGCTTTTGGAGGAAATGACTATATTACTCGAAGCTTCAGCTATAGAG gttCCAATTTACATAATTTCTTCAGTGGCAGAAGAATTACTAGCGTGGCTTAACATCATACCAGAGTGGCTTTGTAAACAACGACAAGAAAGA TTATTTTCTGGGGAATCTTTATTTGCGCATGTCAAGCTCCTAAAAGAGAAAAAGATTCATGTGGTTCCGAGTATTCATTCACACGAATTTTT AAAGAATTGGCAAGAACCCTGCATTGTATTTTGTCCTCACTGGAGTCTCCGTATGGGTCCAGTTGTTCATCTCCTTCGAAGATGGTGTGGCGATCCAAAATCTTTGCTTATCCTTGAG GATATGGTGAATCCTGAGTTAGCACTGTTACCTTTCAAGCCTATTGCAATGAAGGTTCTTCAATGTCTGTTTCCCTCTGGAATAGG GTTGCAGAAAGTTCAACCTTTACTCAAGACACTGCAACCAAAGACTGTTCTG TTCCCTGAAGATTTGAGATTAAAGACGAGTTTCACAAATGAAAAGTCTTTCACAGTTTTGTATTATACGGAAGCCGAGACTCTAAAAGTGTCACGCCAAAAGGACAATTCAGAGATAAAAATTGCGGCTGATTTGGCTTCCCAGTTTTATTggaaaacctttaaaaaggaaggAATCAATGTCACAAGATTAAGGGGTGAGCTATTAATGGAAAATGGTAGACACCACTTGTTCTTGGATAATGACAAAGAAACTTGCTCAAGAAATAGTTCTTTGTTACGTTGTGGTTTACTAGAATCGAATAAATTCCTAGCTGCATTATCAAAAATGGGAATTAATGCATCTATGGAACGTGGTACGAATGACGCCGGATCAACAAATGTTTGTATAGTTCAGACAGAGGAACCATACAAAGCTTTGATAGAGATTGGAAATACCAGTACTGCCATTACTACCGTTGATGACAACGTCGCGTCCATCCTTTATAAAGCTATAGACAACATTTTGGATGAGGTCTGA
- the LOC131593344 gene encoding NADPH:quinone oxidoreductase-like, whose translation MAAAIKIVALSGSIRKASTNTGLIRAAIELSKSVVEGVEIENVDISNLPLVNTDLEKEGTYPAEIEAFRQKIVAADAFLFASPEYNYSLSAPLKNAIDWASRPPNVWAGKPAAIVSVGGGHGGAKSHYHLRQVGVFLDIHFINKPEFFLNAFQPPAKFNSDGDLIDEGAKNNLKAVLLSLKEFTLKLQGKN comes from the exons ATGGCTGCTGCTATTAAAATCGTTGCTCTCTCTGGTTCTATTCGAAAAGCTTCTACCAACACCGGTCTCATCCGTGCTG CTATTGAATTGAGCAAAAGTGTTGTTGAGGGTGTTGAAATTGAAAATGTTGATATTTCGAATCTACCATTGGTGAACACTGATCTTGAGAAAGAAGGAACTTATCCCGCTGAAATTGAAGCTTTTCGCCAAAAGATTGTTGCAGCTGATGCCTTTCTCTTTGCTTCTCCTGAATATAATTATTCTCTCTCTG CTCCACTTAAGAATGCAATTGATTGGGCATCAAGGCCACCAAATGTTTGGGCTGGTAAACCTGCTGCTATAGTGAGCGTTGGAGGAGGACATGGTGGTGCGAAATCGCACTACCATCTTCGACAAGTTGGAGTTTTCCTCGATATACATTTCATCAACAAACCCGAGTTTTTCCTCAACGCGTTTCAGCCTCCAGCAAAATTTAACAGTGATGGTGACTTGATTGATGAAGGTGCTAAGAATAATTTGAAGGCAGTTCTTTTATCTTTGAAGGAATTTACCTTGAAGCTTCAAGGCAAAAATTGA
- the LOC131659750 gene encoding uncharacterized protein LOC131659750, which yields MIIGSLNIRRGGSLLKRKRISKIIKEGNAEIFLIQESKLNKVDHNLVKLLWNREKVGWSYSSSTGNSGGITTLWKEESVEEIFSFKGEGFLGVKLCIKDWVLAGDFNAVCIAKERRGRYLANRKAEMEVFSQFVEICELRDVPCKGKCFSWFSGDGHAANKEDWGPKPFMFNNAWFKDKNFLPFIESEWKKLKVIGRNDFVLKEKLRLLKDSLRRWNVSVFGKVDLEIKEGLEEINELDEFVSWCSQKSAC from the exons ATGATTATAGGAAGTCTGAATATTAGAAGAGGGGGCAGTTTGTTGAAGAGGAAAAGGATTAGTAAGATTATTAAGGAAGGGAATGCTGAGATTTTTCTTATTCAAGAATCTAAACTGAACAAGGTGGATCATAATCTGGTAAAATTATTGTGGAACAGGGAGAAGGTTGGATGGTCTTATTCTAGTTCGACAGGAAACAGTGGCGGAATCACCACTCTTTGGAAGGAGGAGAGCGTTGAAGAGATTTTCAGCTTCAAAGGAGAAGGATTTTTAGGTGTGAAATTATGCATAAAAG ATTGGGTTCTGGCTGGGGACTTTAATGCAGTGTGTATTGCGAAGGAGAGGAGGGGGAGATATTTAGCTAATAGGAAGGCAGAGATGGAGGTCTTTTCTCAGTTTGTGGAGATTTGTGAATTACGGGATGTGCCTTGTAAGGGGAAATGCTTCTCATGGTTCAGCGGTGACGGGCATGCGGCAA ATAAAGAAGATTGGGGTCCGAAACCCTTTATGTTCAACAATGCTTGGTTTAAGGATAAGAATTTTTTACCGTTTATTGAATCTGAATGGAAAAAATTAAAAGTGATAGGAAGAAATGACTTTGTTCTTAAGGAGAAGCTTAGGCTCCTAAAAGATAGTTTACGTAGGTGGAATGTTAGCGTCTTTGGAAAGGTGGATTTGGAGATTAAGGAAGGTTTGGAAGAGATTAATGAATTGGATGAGTTTGTTAGCTGGTGCAGTCAAAAATCAGCATGCTGA